A stretch of the Macaca thibetana thibetana isolate TM-01 chromosome X, ASM2454274v1, whole genome shotgun sequence genome encodes the following:
- the NR0B1 gene encoding nuclear receptor subfamily 0 group B member 1 — protein sequence MAGENHQWQGSILYNMLMSAKQTRAAPEAPETRLVDQCWGCSCGDEPGVGREGLLGGRNVSLLYRCCFCGKDHPRQGSILYSMLTSAKQTYAAPKAPEATLGPCWGCSCGSDPGVGRAGLPGGRPVALLYRCCFCGEDHPRQGSILYSLLTSAKQTHVAPAAPEARPVGAWWDRSYFAQRPGGREALPGGRAMGLLYRCCFCGEDHPQQGSTLYCMPTSTNQVQAAPEERPRAPWWDTSSGALRPVALKSPQVVCEAASAGLLKTLRFVKYLPCFQVLPLDQQLVLVRNCWASLLMLELAQDRLQFETVEVSEPSMLQKILTTRRRETGGDEPLPVSTLQPHLAPPAEARKVPSASQVQAIKCFLSKCWSLNISTKEYAYLKGTVLFNPDVPGLQCVKYIQGLQWGTQQILSEHARMTHQGPHDRFIELNSTLFLLRFINANVIAELFFRPIIGTVSMDDMMLEMLCTKL from the exons ATGGCGGGCGAGAACCACCAGTGGCAGGGCAGCATCCTCTACAACATGCTTATGAGCGCGAAGCAAACGCGCGCGGCTCCTGAGGCTCCAGAGACGCGGCTGGTGGATCAGTGCTGGGGCTGTTCGTGCGGCGATGAGCCCGGGGTGGGCAGAGAGGGGCTGCTGGGCGGGCGGAACGTGTCGCTCCTGTACCGCTGCTGCTTTTGCGGTAAAGACCACCCACGGCAGGGCAGCATCCTCTACAGCATGCTCACGAGCGCAAAGCAAACGTACGCGGCACCGAAGGCGCCCGAGGCGACGCTGGGTCCGTGCTGGGGCTGTTCGTGCGGCTCTGATCCCGGGGTGGGCAGAGCGGGGCTTCCGGGTGGGCGGCCCGTGGCACTCCTGTACCGCTGCTGCTTTTGTGGTGAAGACCACCCGCGGCAGGGCAGCATCCTCTACAGCTTGCTCACTAGCGCAAAGCAAACGCACGTGGCTCCGGCAGCGCCCGAGGCACGGCCAGTGGGCGCGTGGTGGGACCGCTCCTACTTCGCGCAGAGGCCAGGGGGTAGAGAGGCGCTACCAGGCGGGCGGGCCATGGGGCTTCTGTACCGCTGCTGCTTTTGCGGTGAAGACCACCCGCAGCAGGGCAGCACCCTCTACTGCATGCCCACGAGCACAAATCAAGTGCAGGCGGCTCCGGAGGAGCGGCCGAGGGCCCCCTGGTGGGACACCTCCTCTGGTGCGCTGCGGCCAGTGGCGCTCAAGAGTCCACAGGTGGTCTGCGAGGCAGCCTCAGCTGGCCTGTTGAAGACGCTGCGCTTTGTCAAGTACTTGCCCTGCTTCCAGGTGCTGCCCCTGGACCAGCAGCTGGTGCTGGTGCGCAACTGCTGGGCGTCCCTGCTCATGCTTGAGCTGGCCCAGGACCGCTTGCAGTTCGAGACTGTAGAAGTCTCGGAGCCCAGCATGCTGCAGAAGATCCTCACCACCAGGCGGCGGGAGACCGGGGGCGACGAGCCACTGCCCGTGTCCACGCTGCAGCCCCATTTGGCACCGCCGGCGGAGGCCAGGAAGGtgccctccgcctcccaggtccaagccaTCAAGTGCTTTCTTTCCAAGTGCTGGAGTCTGAACATCAGTACCAAGGAGTACGCCTACCTCAAGGGGACCGTGCTCTTTAACCCGG ACGTGCCGGGCCTGCAGTGCGTGAAGTACATTCAGGGACTCCAGTGGGGAACTCAGCAGATACTCAGTGAACACGCCAGGATGACGCACCAAGGGCCCCATGACAGATTCATCGAACTGAATAGTACCCTTTTCCTGCTGAGATTCATCAATGCCAATGTCATTGCTGAACTGTTCTTCAGGCCCATCATTGGCACAGTCAGCATGGATGATATGATGCTGGAAATGCTTTGTACAAAGTTGTAA